Part of the Propioniciclava sp. MC1595 genome is shown below.
GAACAGCTCGGTGGCGTAGATGGAGACGCTGGGGATGCCCATGCCCGAGGCCATGACGCTCATCGGGGTGCCCTGCCACGAGCCCGTCCAGCAGCCGATGCCGCGGACGTCGCTGACCAGCTCGGCACCCTCGAGGTGCTCGGCGGCGATGCGGGCGGCGCGCTTGGGGTCGCCGGGCATGAGGACCAGCGGGGCGACCTGGCCCGGCTCGGCGGCGATGTGCGGGGTTGCCATGGGCGTGCCTCTCGTCGTGCGGATCACGGGCCCCCAGACGCGAAAACCCCGGCCGGAGCCGGGGTTCACGAGGGATCGTGGTGGAGCTAAGGGGATTCGAACCCCTGGCCTCTTCCATGCCATGGAAGCGCGCTACCAACTGCGCCATAGCCCCGATGTTCCGGTGCGGAACGAAGAAGAACTTTACCCCGACAACCCCGAGGAGTCCAAATCGGCCCGTACCGGACTCGTCTCAGTCGTTCTCCAGGCGCCCCCGGACGGTGAAGCCCGCGGCGGCCAGGTCCGCCTCGAGCTCGGTGGTGTCGGTGGTGTTGACGCCCAGCACCACGTCGGAGGTCTCGCCCGAGCCCCGGTAGACGGCCAGGTGCTGCACGTTGGCACCGTGCTTGCTGGTGATCGAGCCCATCTGCGCCAGGGCGCCGGGGACGTCGCGGGCCTCGATGACCAGGCGGGTGCCGTGGTCGCGGAAGCCCATGATCTCGATGAACGCGTCGATGAGGTCGGACTCGGTGATCACGCCCACGAGGCGGCCGCCCTCGACCACGGGCAGCATCTCGATCTTGGCCTCGCGCATGACCACGGCGGCCTGCTCGAGCAGGGCCTCGGGGGAGATCGTGATCGGGTCGCGCGACATCACCTTGGCGATCGACAGCTTGTTGACCAGGTAGGTGAGCTCGTTGACCGACAGCGAGGTCGCCTTGCTCGGCAGGGCCGAGTCGATGTCGCCCTCGGAGATGACGCCGACCACGCGGCCGGCGTCCATGACCGGCAGGTGGCGGACGTGCTTGTCCTTCATCAGGGCGATCGCCTCGGGGATCGTCGCGTCGGCACGGACGGTCCACGGGTTGGCGGTCATGCGGTTCTTGACGAACACGGTCATCCTCCCAGGTAGGCGCGCTTGACTTCGTCGGTGCTGGTGAGCTCGGCCGCGGTGCCGGCCAGCACGATCCTGCCGGTCTCCAGGACGTAGCCGCGGTCGGCGACCTGGAGTGCCATGTTGGCATTCTGCTCCACCAGCAGCACCGTCGTGCCCCCGGCGTTGATCTCGCTGACGATCGAGAAGATCTCCTGCACCAGCAGCGGCGCGAGGCCCATCGATGGCTCGTCCAGCAGCAGGATGCGCGGGCGGCTCATCAGCGCCCGGCCGATGGCCAGCATCTGCTGCTCGCCGCCCGACAGGGTGCCGGCGTGCTGCTTGCGGCGGTCGGCCAGGCGGGGGAAGCGCGTGAACACCTGGTCGAGGTCGCCCGCGACGCCCTTGTCCCTGCGCAGGTAGGCGCCCAGCTCGAGGTTCTCCAGCACCGACATCTGCGGGAAGACGCGGCGTCCCTCGGGCACCTGCACCAGGCCGCGCTTCACGCGGGCCTGGGCCGACAGCCGGGTGACGTCCTTGCCGTCGACCAGCACCTGGCCCGCGCGAGGCTTGACGAGCCCCGAGACGGTGCGCAGCGTCGTGGTCTTGCCGGCGCCGTTGGCGCCGATCAGGGTGACGATCTCGCCGTCGTTGACCGTCAGCGAGATGCCCTTCAGCGCCGTGATGCCGCCGAAGCTGACCTCGAGGTCCTTGATCTCAAGCATGGTCGACCTCCTCGCCGAGGTAGGCCTCGACCACCTTCGGGTTCGCGCGCACCTCGGCCGGGGTGCCGGAGGCGATCACGATGCCGTGGTCGAGGACGTAGATGCGCTCGCAGACCTGCATGACCAGGCTCATGTCGTGCTCGATGAGCAGGACAGTGAGGCCGAAGTCGCGCCGGATCTGCCGGATGAGCTCGGTGAGCTGCGCGGTCTCGGTGGGGTTCATGCCGGCCGCCGGCTCGTCGAGCAGCAGCAGGGTGGGCTGCGTGGCCAGGGCCCGCGCGATCTCGAGGTGGCGCTGGCCACCGTAGGAGAGGTTGACCGCGCGCTCGTCGGCGACGTGCTCCAGGTGCATGACCCGCAGCAGTTCCATCGCGCCCTCGCGGATCTCGTCCTCGGCCTTCCGGAAGCCCGGCAGGCGCAGGAACGTCGTGGGGAGCGGGTAGCGCTGGTTCTGCTGGAACGCGATCATCACGTTCTCCAGGACCGTGAGCTCCTTGAACAGGCGGATGTTCTGGAACGTGCGGCCCACGCCCGCGCGGCAGATGGCGTAGGGCGCCTTGCCGCCGATCGACTGGGTCTTCCCGTGCGAGGTGAACACGATGGTTCCCGACGAGGGCGGGTAGACGCCGGTGAGCAGGTTGAACACCGTGGTCTTGCCGGCGCCGTTGGGGCCGATCAGGCCGACCAGCTCGCCCTGCTCGAGGGTGAGGTCGACGTTGGAGACGGCGGTCAGGCCGCCGAAGCTGCGGGTCAGCGCGGTGACCTCCAGGATGCGGCTCACGGGGCCTCCGTCCCGGACGCCGTGGCGTCCTTCTGCCTGCCGAACCGTGGCAGGAGCCTCAGCGACAGCTCGCGGTTGCCCAGCAGGCCCTGCGGGCGGAAGATCATGATCACGATCAGCAGCAGGGCGTACAGGATCATGCGGACGCCGGGGAAGGGCTGCAGCAGCGTCGAGATGATCGCCAGCAGGAACGCCGCGATGACCGACCCCGACAGGGAGCCCAGGCCGCCCAGGACCACGATGACGAGGATGTCGATCGACTTCAGGAAGCCGAACTGCTCGGGCTTGATCACGTAGAAGTACGAGGCGTACATACCGCCCGCGATGCCGCCGAAGAAGGCGCCGATCGTGAAGGCGAGCACCTTCGAGCGCGTGGTGTTCACGCCGATGGACTCCGCCGCGATCTCGTCCTCGCGCACCGCGATGGCGTCGCGCCCCTGCCGGGAGCGGATGAAGTTGCTGATCAGCATCACGCTGCCGACGGTGAGGATGAAGAACCAGGTCCAGTCCATGTGCTGGGGGACCGGGGACAGGCCCGCCGCGCCGTTGGTGAACTCGAAGTTCTGCAGCAGGATGCGGATGATCTCGGCCATGCCGAGGGTGGCGATGGCGATGTAGTCGCCGCGCAGGCGCAGCGTCGGGAGGCCGATCAGGAAGCCCACCAGCGCCGCGATCACACCGCCCAGGAGCAGGCCGCCGACGAAGCCGAAGACGTTGTCCCAGCGCATGGTGACCAGGGCGGTGGAGTACGCGCCGATCGCCATGAAGCCGGCGTGGCCCAGGGAGAACTGGCCGGTGAAACCCGTGATGAGGTTCAGCGAGACCGCCAGCACGATGTTGATGCAGATCGTGGCGATCGTCACCTGCATGTAGGCGTCGATGATGCCGGCCTGCACCAGCAGCAGGACGATGACGTAGGTGGCGACCAGCGGCAGCCACAGGGTGAGCGCCTGGCGCACGAGGGGGTTCTTCATCACACCTTCTCCCGGACGTTCTTGCCGAGCAGGCCGGTGGGCTTGAAGATCAGCACGAGGATGAGGATCGCGAACACGACGGCGTCGGTGTACAGGCTCGACCAGTAGCCGGCCACCAGCGTCTCGGACGCCCCGATGAAGTAGCCGCCCAGCAGCGCGCCGGGGATCAGGCCGATGCCGCCGAACACGGCGGCGACGAA
Proteins encoded:
- a CDS encoding CBS and ACT domain-containing protein encodes the protein MTVFVKNRMTANPWTVRADATIPEAIALMKDKHVRHLPVMDAGRVVGVISEGDIDSALPSKATSLSVNELTYLVNKLSIAKVMSRDPITISPEALLEQAAVVMREAKIEMLPVVEGGRLVGVITESDLIDAFIEIMGFRDHGTRLVIEARDVPGALAQMGSITSKHGANVQHLAVYRGSGETSDVVLGVNTTDTTELEADLAAAGFTVRGRLEND
- a CDS encoding ABC transporter ATP-binding protein: MLEIKDLEVSFGGITALKGISLTVNDGEIVTLIGANGAGKTTTLRTVSGLVKPRAGQVLVDGKDVTRLSAQARVKRGLVQVPEGRRVFPQMSVLENLELGAYLRRDKGVAGDLDQVFTRFPRLADRRKQHAGTLSGGEQQMLAIGRALMSRPRILLLDEPSMGLAPLLVQEIFSIVSEINAGGTTVLLVEQNANMALQVADRGYVLETGRIVLAGTAAELTSTDEVKRAYLGG
- a CDS encoding ABC transporter ATP-binding protein gives rise to the protein MSRILEVTALTRSFGGLTAVSNVDLTLEQGELVGLIGPNGAGKTTVFNLLTGVYPPSSGTIVFTSHGKTQSIGGKAPYAICRAGVGRTFQNIRLFKELTVLENVMIAFQQNQRYPLPTTFLRLPGFRKAEDEIREGAMELLRVMHLEHVADERAVNLSYGGQRHLEIARALATQPTLLLLDEPAAGMNPTETAQLTELIRQIRRDFGLTVLLIEHDMSLVMQVCERIYVLDHGIVIASGTPAEVRANPKVVEAYLGEEVDHA
- a CDS encoding branched-chain amino acid ABC transporter permease, yielding MKNPLVRQALTLWLPLVATYVIVLLLVQAGIIDAYMQVTIATICINIVLAVSLNLITGFTGQFSLGHAGFMAIGAYSTALVTMRWDNVFGFVGGLLLGGVIAALVGFLIGLPTLRLRGDYIAIATLGMAEIIRILLQNFEFTNGAAGLSPVPQHMDWTWFFILTVGSVMLISNFIRSRQGRDAIAVREDEIAAESIGVNTTRSKVLAFTIGAFFGGIAGGMYASYFYVIKPEQFGFLKSIDILVIVVLGGLGSLSGSVIAAFLLAIISTLLQPFPGVRMILYALLLIVIMIFRPQGLLGNRELSLRLLPRFGRQKDATASGTEAP